One stretch of Armatimonadota bacterium DNA includes these proteins:
- a CDS encoding HigA family addiction module antidote protein: MRRTKLTAKRKPATVGEILVQEFMQPMGLTQAALAAAMGVQRKHVNELCNDRRTVTAATALILARVFGNSADFWLNVQRRTDLWEAMNSPSERERIERATPLGTR, translated from the coding sequence ATGAGGCGAACCAAGCTGACGGCGAAGCGCAAGCCGGCCACGGTCGGCGAAATCCTGGTGCAGGAGTTCATGCAGCCGATGGGGTTGACCCAGGCGGCGCTCGCGGCGGCGATGGGCGTTCAGCGCAAGCACGTCAATGAACTGTGCAACGACCGGCGCACCGTCACGGCGGCGACGGCGCTCATTCTCGCGCGCGTCTTTGGCAACAGTGCGGATTTCTGGCTGAACGTGCAGCGCCGCACCGATCTGTGGGAGGCGATGAACAGTCCCAGCGAGCGCGAGCGGATCGAGCGAGCGACGCCGCTCGGTACTCGGTGA
- a CDS encoding type II toxin-antitoxin system RelE/ParE family toxin, whose amino-acid sequence MPDLNLATRDALPFPSIRVGTHRTLQHNYPNDSLPAFFVEETRSRHIPSDLESRLFRKLQMIDDATTNQDLRVPPINHFETLRGNLAGLHSIRVNSQWRLIFPWDGSHGAAEGVYLEDYSYR is encoded by the coding sequence ATGCCAGACCTGAATCTGGCGACCCGCGATGCCCTGCCGTTTCCGTCAATAAGGGTCGGTACGCATCGTACACTGCAACATAATTATCCGAACGACTCGCTGCCCGCGTTCTTCGTCGAGGAGACGCGGTCGCGGCACATCCCGTCCGACCTCGAAAGCCGACTCTTTCGCAAGCTCCAGATGATCGACGATGCGACGACCAATCAGGATCTGCGGGTGCCGCCCATCAATCACTTCGAGACACTTCGCGGCAATCTGGCGGGATTACACTCGATCCGCGTCAACAGTCAGTGGCGGCTGATCTTTCCGTGGGACGGCAGCCACGGTGCAGCGGAAGGCGTCTATCTCGAAGACTACAGCTATAGATGA
- a CDS encoding DUF1697 domain-containing protein has product MAPSYYVAFLRGINVGGHRAIPMADVRKAFSSAGCLRVRTVLATGNVLFDAGSDDGLAEVLRKALLSELALDIHVTVRSVEALRQLVVADPFATVVVTAETRLYLTLLDEPPPVSPILPYSFSRCAGSIVFCRGADVCSAIQLTAQGGTPEMMTDIEALFGRGMTTRNWNTVARILKSAEA; this is encoded by the coding sequence ATGGCCCCGTCATACTACGTAGCTTTCCTCCGAGGCATTAACGTCGGTGGCCATCGCGCTATACCGATGGCCGATGTGCGTAAGGCTTTTTCCTCGGCCGGCTGCCTGCGCGTCCGTACGGTGCTTGCCACCGGCAACGTGCTGTTTGATGCCGGTTCCGATGACGGGCTTGCGGAGGTCCTGAGGAAAGCGCTCCTGAGCGAACTCGCACTGGATATCCACGTTACCGTTCGAAGTGTGGAGGCTCTTCGCCAACTTGTGGTTGCCGACCCCTTCGCAACGGTTGTCGTTACGGCAGAAACGCGGCTGTACCTTACGCTCCTGGACGAGCCGCCTCCGGTATCGCCAATACTGCCTTATTCCTTTTCGCGGTGCGCCGGTTCGATCGTCTTCTGCCGTGGCGCGGATGTTTGCAGCGCGATCCAGTTGACGGCGCAAGGGGGTACGCCCGAGATGATGACGGATATCGAAGCTCTGTTCGGGCGGGGCATGACCACGCGAAACTGGAACACGGTGGCTCGAATTCTAAAATCGGCCGAGGCGTAG